ATCAGATGTTGGTTCTTTCATGTCTTTTACTTCAGCAGTCAGACTGTTTGCTCTCCAAAGTTCCTAATGTCAGGAAATTCCTCCCTTTCAATCTTGGCATGCAAAAGCTACTTGAGCTCCCACTTGTGGAGAATCTTCTGTTaaacttaaaatataaaattacagcCTGGCCAGTAAGGTGCTTCAAATGTAATAAGATAATAATACAATCTTCCATCACATGGCACTGGTATATTTCATGTTGAGGTCGATGTCCATCAGCTGCACACTTCTGCCAGACTGGGAGAAGTATATATAGAAGTAtaagtatttatatataaaataattgctCTAGAAAAAGATGATCAAGAAGTGGTGACCCATACAAGGATCCTGTTACTTCCTCTAACAGGAACTTTAAAATtatgtttaatatataaaataggcAAACTAATATTCTCTATaacatttattgatttatatgCAAAAGTAGTGTAAACAATCAAAAATCCTATTTCAGCTCATTAATATTTGAACTCATTGTTCTTTCCTATAAAGTATTAGCCTCTGATCAAGGACACCAAGGATGTGCCTAGCataaaacaaaccagaaaaaagGAGATCCACATGATGGCCAGAAATAATTCTCCTTCTGCCAGACATCTGTATAAatacttttttctgttttgttgctAAAAAAAAGAGCAACATAATCACTGACTTCCCTTAACACAAGTACgatcatcagaaaaaaaaaatgacagctgTAAATTTAGTGAAACTCTACAGAAAGAAGGTGAGAACAAAATGTCAATAACAACATACACTACATAAGAGCACAGTGTATGTGGaaacctgaccaatcagagccatATATCCTTGTGAGCGTCCCATTTTTTCAATTGAATCCAATTCAattcgattttatttgtatagcattttaacaatggacatggtctcaaagcagctttacagaacataagaaacatagtacaaaagcTTCAGAATTAACATTAGACAAAaagtttaagattaatattagacttatttATAAATTTGTACTAATCCCTAATCCTAATAATGAGCATGCCTGAGGCGACTGCagcaaggaaaatctcccttagatggtaagaggaagaaaccttacgAAGGAGCCATCCtaatttgggtgacaccagagagtgtgaattaccataaacaccagagagtgtgattataaataatttcctttctacagtcatatatacggacagttggagttgtgtaaccaggagcttctgAGCAACTAAATCAGCACAAGATCTGGGTTATattatagattcaacaccaactcctccatgatgaAGCCTTCATATATGCGCAATGGTGGAGATACAGAACAGATACAGCAGATTCAATCCTCCTGTTATAATCACTTTCACTCTGCTGTTAAGgcttccactagattttggagtgtgactgtgcagccacaagagcattagtgagatcaggcactgatgttataTGATGAGGTctaggttgaggtcaggacacgcAAATTCTTCCACTCCATCTTCAGTAAACCATGTCgctcgctttgtgcactgtCATGCAGGAACATGTTTGGGTCCATTATTTTCAATAAAGGcaaaataacacactacagcatataaggacattttaaacaattatGTGGTTCCAACTTTAtggcaacagagagagagagatcattggTACCAAATGATTTATACGGGTTTATAACAGGACTCAAAAATTTCATCTACAACAGGTGTAATCTTCCCATGCTGATTGGAATAAGCCATAAATTTAATACTTTTTGTGTGAAACATCTACAGAGCCTTCAACGTGTGGCCACCAGGGCCTTCAATACAACAGCCAGGCAGATGAGGAACAGGGTTCCAGAGAAGCAGAAGCTTTTCCAGGTAAGCAGCATGTTGTAGGGAAACACTTATATAGAACTCTACAGTTTTGTGTTCACTCCAGTATTCAAAACAATAGTGTATTTATTGTTGAAATGTTTTTCAAGGAGGATAACGGTTTGCCGGTCCACATCAAAGGGGGAAGCACTGATATGCTACTCTATCGTATAACCATGACCATCACTATTGTTGGTAGGATAAGGCATCATATTATACAAATCTCTAAATCCAGTCTACATCTTTCAGTGCATTATTGCTAAATCCCCTCTGTCTGGTTGTGTTTAGGCACTGGATTATCCTGTTACTGGCTCCTTGTGGCTTCGATGCCCAAAAGCAAAGCAGAATAAAAAGAGGATCTGAGAGAACTGTTGCTGTGTCATACGAATGCAGTTAAAATGACTTTTCTGTTGTACAGACCATTCTGATTAAAGAACTTCTtgatgtttagtgtgtataaagtaaatgttgacaCTGTGCTTCTTTCATATAGCAACACTAGGGTCttcacattacacaataataatgaaaaacagaaaaaataaataaataaaaaagcaaaaatccaaaaaaaaaaaaacaacaaactgaaaagggaaaaaaaaaaaatcttcaggcTTGTCTTGGACTTGACTGCCACCTAGTGTTCACTTAAGAAAACACAGTTCAACTCataatgttcataatgttatgtctgatcggtgtatatatatatatatatatatatatatatatatatatatatatatatatatatatatatatatacaccgatcagacacatggcaccaggatgcactatgggaagaaggcaagtcggtggaggcagtgtcatgcttcgggcaatgttctgctgggatatatatatatatatacaccgatcagacacatggcaccaggatgcactatgggaagaaggcaagtcggtggaggcagtgtcatgcttcgggcaatgttctgctgggaaaccatgtggatgttacttttacacataccacctacctaaagcattgttgcagaccatgtacatcctttcatggaaactgtaTTCCCTGAGGGATgtagcctctttcagcaggataatgcgctgtgTGAcaaagtttgaggtgttgatttggcctccaaattccccagatctcaatccaaacAAGcatgtgggatgtgctgaacaaacaagtcctaTCCATGAaagccccaccttgcaacttacaaaaattaaaggatctgctgctaacatcttggtgccagataccacagaacaccttcagggatttaaaagagtccatgcctcgacaggtcagggctgttttggcagcaaaaggaggatcAACCcaatactaggcaggtggtcataatgttatgattgatcagtgtatatcagcgGTTATAGTAACTGGTATTCAGTGATGCCAGAATGTCTCTGAATTCCTCTAGTGGGTGGCTGCAGTAAATGATTTAACCCACACACATGCCcacattacattttaaaatacataaaatccaAATTATTTTTGGCAATAGTGTTCTGTCAATTGTACAAGAAATTGCAAACATTAACCTCCTGCAATAAGAGCATAGTTGGTGGAAGGATTGACAGTTTCAGATATTACAGTCGAACTTCCTGAATTGCTGTGAAATGTTGTGACAGACCTTCAGCAGGACCGATCTTGCTAGAAAGTGTTTTCTGGAATCATTCTGTGTACTAAGAATATAACTAAGAAACCAATGTGAGTAATAATAAGATAACTTTCATGAGACAAAACAACCATTaaattcaagtaaaaaaaaaaaacaaatataagaaaaacaaacaaacaaaaaaaacaataatattttataataggTCACATGACTGCTCAGAATGAACTAATCACATTCAATATCATGTTCAGAAGTTACTGCAGCAGGGCTGCTCCTCTTCCCCTCTATTCAGTATAAGAGGAAATCATGAATAGCTCCaaacagatgaacagacagctaaagataaaaaaaaaaatatttgcctTCTTGACGGAGCCTAAAGCACAAAAAGTCAATAAAGAAATGCCTTCAGAAAAAGACAAAGACGGATATTTTGGAATAGTCCTGTCCCGATCTAAATCTACACAAACCTGAGGGCTGTGCACTTCAGATTTCCTTACAATTTGATAGATCCGGaataagaatgaaaaaaatcacacaaaaaagATGTGTTAATTTGGTAGACTAAGTTGTCATTACACTCAAAAGGTGTTTAAAAATATTAGCTAAGGAGTGTGCACACTTGTGCTACTGTTaagttttaatattattagtttttCAGTTAACTTTTGTTGGATGCTACATCACATTATAAGTAGAAAAAGTTCTGATCTTGATCTGCGgttttaacaggggtgtaacaattatttcattaatgatATCATTCCAAAGTTCTTTTCACATGGAGGACATCAGAGATGGCATCTTAACATTTCTTATCTTGAGGCGATTACAGTTATAGCTAATTATGCAGCAATGCAACGCATTTACATTTACGCCATTTGGCAAACGCCCTTATTCgaagcgacttacaatttatctcatttttatacaaattgtgcaattgaggattaagggccttgctcaagggcccagcagtggcagcttggtggatctgggatttgaatcagtagtccaacaccttaaccactaagctatgcCAATGTAATGCCAATATGAGAGACTCCTACTGGATGTTTATTTTGAATTCATTTGCATGCCATCATTTAACTAATATAGTACTGCCTTTTGCTTTTATCTTACATGATATCACAAAAATGATCAGCTTAACTTTACCTctgtaaacatttctgtggCTCTGAACAAAAGGCATTGTGCGACAGAGTGAACTGTGAGTGGATTTCTTCGGGGTTTTACTTTCAATACAATACAAacgcatttttattattttttaaaaacagttattaatacaaattaaaaagctgcatacacaaacatgctTCTGAAATCAATAAATGTGGCTTATATGGAAGGCTTTGTGTCACATGGTTACATTAAGACTCTTTAAATCAGTAGAATTAGTGAGGTAGGCATTAGAGAAAAATTCATTACACTAACACGTGAAATGAAGAAGAATGCATACAAAAACGCCTATTCAACAACATTGAGCCCTGTCTGAGATTTGCAGTGACAGGAGTTTTATCTTTAGAAAAATACAAGGTAAATACTGTCCGTGAGATATCTCGTTAGGATCAATAATGATATCTATACGAAGTTAAGTAGTTAagtatttgtattgtatttgtacATTAAGTATTAAGTAGCTGTATAGTAAATTATTGCGACAAAATCTggactacaaaaaaaaaaagatctgtaaACTGAAGTTTTTAAAATGAGCTTTTGAAATAATTAAagctttaattttttaataatcaataaatGAGGTAGCCTGTCAAAAGCTACGTCTTCTAAACCTCTTGCTAATAGCTAAAATATTTCAGCCTGGGCAAAATGAAATCCTTAACAAATATGCTGTcatgcattttaatattttgctatGATTCTTTTCCAATGTTATAACACCTTCAGGGTCTAGTCTGTTATACTTTATATGTTTAGTGAAAAGGAGCTACATTTACCCAAGAAACTGTGAGATGCTTTGAGTAGCAAGTTCATTctcaacaaaaatataaaatcatgcatAGTCACAGTAAAGCTAGTCGAAATGAAAAAACAATCAGACATAACGGCTTATACCAAATATCTCACAGACTGAAATATGACTAAAAATCCATATTTCACCAAATATACCATTCACTTATACATCATCTATCCAGCTCGGACAGTAGGCCACAAAAATAACAGCATtccagtaaatattataaaaacatatttttcatGTCTGTGGTGAAAACAGACTATACCTCTAAAGACCACAATAATTCCCTGTGCTTCTTTGAAGGCTGTTTATGCTTCAGCGCAGGAAGCGGATGCTCATCTTGTGGTCAATGTCGACCTTTTCTAGAGACtgaagcaaagaaagaatatcAGATATCAAGCTGAGCTCCACAACAACAAGTGACCTGCTTAGAAATCACAAATACTGCTGACACCACAGTGCTCTTGAATGCTCTACTCTAACTGGGTGAAGGTGTTTGTTGCCTGTAATGACGACTCTGACAGAAGTTCTAGCTGAAAGGTTTATTTTAACGTTCTCAGTAGCATACAAGCTGTCTTTAAAATCAGGAGGAAATAGCTGTTCATATTGCTTGTTATactgataacaggaactagacTGTTTCGGGAATCTTCAAAATAAACTGTAACTATAAATTGCAAACTCATTggcaaactgctgtggtatatgAGAAAAACGTTTCTGAACATCCTGTTATTGGTAAATCATCCACTTCACAGTCAACTAGAATTGTTTTACAATAATATCATGTCTGCCATTTCTGATTTCCACATAGTAAATTTTTTATAGGTTTCTGGTAACTGAATATACACCCTCCAGAATAATGCATAAAACAAGGTTGCTAAAAACAGCAACTGAAATGTCACTGTTTCAAAGTCTAGACATTAACCATAAAGCTACTGACAGTGTATTTATGGCGTATAATGCAATGTTACCTTCCGAAATTCTTCGAAAGATATGGCATCATCGTTGTCTAGGTCTGCCTCTTGAATAGTGCGATCTACTATGCATTCCAGTTGTTCTTGTGTCACCTGGCTCTCCAGCATGGCCTGAAGAACCTGCCAATGATTTTCCGCGGTTATTTACTTTGAGagtaaaaatatgtatatactttaattattaataaacctTAATAACTAACATTAGACACAGAAATACATCAGAAGTGAAATTATGATTTCGGTTATCAAGCTGAATACTAACAAAATATTTGCAAATCATtcgaataaaaaaaattttagaGCAGATATTtggaattaataataataattaaaaaaaaactgtaattttGGAAAATCCTACTCCTGAGCCTGTGCACATTTACACATATGAAGCCTTACACCCCACCCTCATGCTTTCACAACACGTCACTGGCAAGGGCACATTGGTGTGTGAGAAATTTCTAGTCATCAAGGTGCATGTAGTATCATATTCCCTGCATTCTTGGTTTCCATAACCAcctataaaatatatttctcttCGTTTTCATCTCAAACCATTTTCCTTTCATCTCACTAGATGCAC
The window above is part of the Hemibagrus wyckioides isolate EC202008001 linkage group LG17, SWU_Hwy_1.0, whole genome shotgun sequence genome. Proteins encoded here:
- the LOC131367517 gene encoding cytochrome c oxidase subunit 7A2, mitochondrial; this encodes MRHLLSLQRVATRAFNTTARQMRNRVPEKQKLFQEDNGLPVHIKGGSTDMLLYRITMTITIVGTGLSCYWLLVASMPKSKAE